Proteins from a genomic interval of Gossypium hirsutum isolate 1008001.06 chromosome A09, Gossypium_hirsutum_v2.1, whole genome shotgun sequence:
- the LOC107888275 gene encoding protein SHOOT GRAVITROPISM 6 isoform X1 codes for MASSSSLGSSIPAPEAVQILVSSLADESPMVREASMASLKDISPLNPLLVLDCCSAVSRGGRRRFGNMAGVFQVMAFGVRALDKNDIDASYIGKLAKIATAEIISSKELNADWQRAAASLLVAIGSHLPDLMMEEIFLHLSGPSSALAAMIQILADFASADALQFAPRLKGVLSRVLPILGNVRDAQRPIFANAFKCWCQAVWQYNVDFPSNSLIDGDVMSFLNSAFELLLRVWAASRDLKVRVSSVEALGQMVGLITRTQLKTALPRLIPTILELCKKDQDIALIATSSLYNLLNVSLLSETGPPLLEFEELTVILSTLLPVICMDNDGKEHSDFSVGLKTYNEVQRCFLTVGSIYPEDLFSFLLNKCRLKEEPLTFGALCVLKHLLPRSSEAWHNKRPLLVDAVKSLLEEQSLGIRKALSELIVVMASHCYLVGPTAELFVEYLVRHCALSEQDRIDLESSQAKVGLICPTELRAICEKGLLLLTITIPEMEHVLWPFLLKMIIPRAYTGAVAMVCRCIAELCRYRSSFNNNMLDDCKDRSDIPNPEELFARLVVLLHNPLVREQRATQILTVLCYLAPMFPRNINLFWQDEIPKMKAYVSDPEDLKLDPSYQETWDDMIINFLAESLDVIQDTDWVISLGNAFTKQYALYTPDDEHSALLHRCLGILLQKVNDRAYVRGKIDWMYKQANITIPTNRLGLAKAIGLVAASHLDTVLDKLKNILDNVGQSIFQRFLSLFSESYRTEESDDVHAALALMYGYAARYAPSMVIEARIDALVGTNMLSKLLHVRHPTAKQAVITAIDLLGRAVINAAENGAPFPLKRRDQLLDYILTLMGRDESDDFADSSLELLRTQALALNACTTLVSVEPKLTIETRNCVMKATLGFFALPNDPIDVINPLIDNLITLLCAILLTSGEDGRSRAEQLLHILRQIDQYVSSHVDYQRRRGCLAVYEMLVKFRMLCVSGYCALGCRGSCTHSKQIDRTLHGNFSNLPSAFVSPSREALSLGDRVIMYLPRCADTDSEVRKLSAQILDQLFSISLSLPKPLGSSVGGDIELCYGALSSLEDVIAILRSDSSIDPSEVFNRIVNSVCILLTKDELVDTLHGCMPAICNRIKQSAEGAILAVIEFVTKRGAELSEANISRTAQSLLSAAGHVTEKQLRLEVLGAISSLSENTNEKVVFNEVLTAAARDIVTKDISRLRGGWSMQDAFHAFSQHIVLSVLFLEHLISVLNQTRVTKSDPGKGENSILLSETQLADEILQAAIFALTAFFRGGGKVGKRAVEQRYSSVLAALILQFGKCHGLANSGQHEPLRALLTAFQAFCECVGDLEMGKILARDSEQNEKEKWINLIGDLAGCISMKRPKEVENLCKIFTKSLNLQENFQREAAAAALSEFVCYSSGFSSTLEEMVEVLCRHVSDESPTVRCLCLRGLVKIPSVHIYQHTTQVLGVILALLDDLDESVQLTAVSCLLMILETSPKDAVEPILLNLSVRLRNLQISMNVKMRADAFAAFGALSNYGIGAHKDAFLEQIHATLPRLILHLHDDDLAVRHACRNTLKRFAPLMEIEGLLALFDSHRINSDHRSAYEDFVRDFTRQFVQHLSSRVDTFMASTIQALNAPWPIIQANAIYVSSSILSLLDDPNILALYHAQVFGMLVGKMSRSADAVVRARSSLAFSLLLKSTNLISWRAARLDQADSARKGS; via the exons ATGGCTTCTTCGAGCTCCCTCGGGAGCTCAATTCCGGCTCCAG aggccGTTCAAATTCTCGTCTCATCACTCGCGGATGAATCTCCCATGGTGAGAGAAGCCTCCATGGCTTCTCTTAAAGACATCTCTCCTTT GAATCCTCTTCTGGTGCTGGACTGTTGCTCCGCTGTTTCTCGAGGCGGCCGTAGG AGATTTGGTAATATGGCTGGAGTGTTTCAAGTAATGGCATTCGGAGTTCGAGCTTTAGATAAAAACGACATTGATGCTTCTTATATTGGCAAGCTTGCCAAAATTGCTACCGCTGAGATTATCTCCTCCAAG GAACTCAATGCAGATTGGCAAAGGGCAGCAGCAAGTCTGCTTGTTGCAATAGGCTCACATCTGCCTGACCTT ATGATGGAAGAAATATTTCTCCATTTGTCAGGGCCAAGCTCAGCTTTGGCGGCTATGATTCAAATACTTGCGGACTTTGCTTCTGCTGATG CTTTGCAGTTTGCACCGCGTTTGAAAGGCGTGCTTTCTCGAGTTTTGCCTATTCTTGGGAATGTTAGAGATGCCCAACGGCCAATATTTGCAAATG CTTTTAAGTGCTGGTGTCAAGCTGTCTGGCAATATAACGTTGATTTCCCTTCAAATTCCCTGATTGATGGTGATGTCAT GTCATTTCTGAACTCTGCTTTTGAACTTTTGTTAAGAGTCTGGGCTGCTTCACGAGATCTTAAG GTTCGAGTATCATCTGTGGAAGCATTAGGCCAGATGGTTGGTCTTATCACCCGCACACAATTAAAGACAGCTTTACCAAGGCTTATACCTACTATATTGGAGTT GTGTAAAAAGGATCAAGATATTGCACTTATTGCAACCTCTAGTCTCTATAATCTCCTAAATGTTTCCTTACTTTCAGAGACAGGCCCtcctttgcttgaatttgag GAACTCACAGTTATATTATCAACACTCCTCCCTGTCATCTGCATGGATAATGACGGCAAAGAGCACTCAGATTTTTCTGTGGGACTGAAG ACATACAATGAAGTACAGCGCTGCTTTTTGACTGTTGGCTCTATATACCCCGAGGATTTGTTTTCCTTTCTTCTGAAT AAATGTAGATTAAAGGAAGAGCCTTTAACTTTTGGTGCACTCTGTGTTTTGAAGCATCTTTTGCCCAg GTCATCTGAAGCTTGGCACAATAAGAGGCCATTGCTAGTGGATGCTGTGAAGTCCTTGCTAGAAGAGCAAAGCTTAGGCATCCGAAAGGCTCTCTCCGAG TTGATTGTGGTGATGGCTTCACATTGTTACTTAGTTGGGCCAACTGCAGAGTTGTTTGTCGAATATCTTGTACGCCATTGTGCTTTATCAGAACAGGATAGAATTGATCTTGAAAGCTCCCAG GCAAAGGTAGGATTAATTTGTCCAACCGAATTAAGAGCAATATGTGAAAAAGGTCTTCTTCTTCTAACTATCACGATTCCTGAAATGGAG CATGTTCTTTGGCCCTTTCTATTGAAGATGATTATTCCTCGGGCTTATACTGGTGCAGTTGCCATG GTATGCAGATGCATTGCAGAATTATGCAGATATAGATCTTCTTTTAACAATAATATGCTTGATGACTGTAAAGATCGTAGTGATATTCCAAACCCTGAG GAGCTGTTTGCACGTTTGGTGGTTCTTTTGCACAATCCTTTGGTGAGGGAGCAGCGGGCTACTCAGATTCTGACA GTCCTCTGTTATTTGGCACCTATGTTTCCAAGGAACATCAACTTGTTTTGGCAAGATGAG ATTCCAAAAATGAAGGCGTATGTTAGTGACCCAGAAGATCTAAAGCTGGATCCTTCCTATCAAGAGACCTGGGATGACATGATAATCAAT TTTCTTGCAGAATCTTTGGATGTGATTCAAGACACTGATTGGGTGATTTCTCTGGGAAATGCTTTTACCAAGCAATATGCACTTTATACACCTGATGATGAACATTCAGCACTCCTTCACCG ATGCCTTGGTATTCTTCTTCAGAAAGTTAATGATAGGGCTTATGTTCGTGGAAAGATTGACTGGATGTACAAGCAAGCTAACATTACTATTCCCACCAACCGGCTTGGTTTAGCAAAAGCCATTGGATTG GTTGCAGCATCCCACTTGGATACGGTGTTGGACAAGCTGAAAAACATTCTAGATAATGTTGGTCAAAGCATATTCCAAAG GTTTTTATCATTATTCTCTGAAAGTTATAGAACAGAAGAATCTGATGATGTACATGCTGCTTTAGCTCTGATGTATGGATATGCTGCAAGATATGCTCCCTCAATGGTTATTGAGGCTAGAATAGATGCCCTTGTT GGGACAAACATGCTTTCAAAGCTTCTTCATGTACGTCACCCTACAGCGAAGCAGGCTGTTATTACAGCTATTGATTTACTAG GTCGTGCTGTCATTAATGCTGCCGAAAATGGTGCACCATTCCCACTGAAAAGAAGAGACCAGTTGCTTGactatattttaactttaatgggTCGAGATGAAAGTGATGATTTTGCTGATTCCAGTCTTGAACTTCTGCGCACCCAG GCTCTTGCTTTGAATGCCTGTACCACCTTGGTTTCAGTGGAGCCAAAGTTGACTATTGAAACAAGAAATTGTGTTATGAAG GCTACTTTGGGGTTCTTTGCTTTGCCAAATGATCCAATTGATGTTATCAATCCCCTTATTGATAACCTTATCACTCTCCTATGTGCCATTCTTCTCACAAG TGGAGAGGATGGAAGAAGCCGAGCCGAGCAGCTATTGCACATATTAAGACAAATTGATCAATATGTTTCTTCACACGTGGATTATCAAAGAAGAAGAGGTTGTCTCGCAGTATATGAGATGCTTGTCAAGTTCCGAATGCTCTGTGTTAGTGGCTATTGTGCATTAGGCTGTCGTGGGAGTTGCACACACAGCAAGCAAATTGATCGCACTCTGCATGGAAACTTTTCCAACTTACCAT CGGCATTTGTATCTCCGAGTCGTGAAGCTCTGTCTTTGGGAGATAGAGTCATAATGTATCTTCCACGCTGTGCAGATACTGATTCTGAAGTTAGAAAACTTTCCGCTCAG ATTCTTGATCAACTGTTCAGCATCTCTCTTTCACTTCCAAAGCCTCTTGGTTCTAGTGTTGGTGGTGATATTGAGTTATGCTATGGCGCTTTATCTTCCCTTGAGGACGTAATAGCCATCTTGAGAAGT GATTCTTCAATTGATCCCTCAGAGGTTTTTAACAGAATTGTCAATTCTGTCTGTATTCTTTTGACAAAGGATGAG CTTGTAGACACCCTGCATGGTTGCATGCCTGCAATTTGCAACAGGATCAAGCAGTCAGCTGAAGGGGCCATTCTAGCTGTTATAGAGTTTGTGACAAAGAGAGGGGCTGAGCTGAGTGAAGCTAATATCTCAAG GACTGCTCAATCTTTGCTGTCAGCTGCAGGGCATGTTACTGAGAAGCAATTACGTTTAGAAGTTCTTGGAGCT ATATCCTCTCTATCTGAGAACACAAAtgaaaaagttgttttcaatgaagTGTTGACTGCTGCTGCAAGGGATATTGTCACGAAAGATATATCTAGGCTACGTGGTGGCTGGTCAATGCAAGATGCATTCCAT GCATTTTCACAACATATAGTGCTGTCAGTTCTGTTCCTGGAGCATCTGATCTCTGTACTTAATCAGACTCGTGTCACTAAAAGTGATCCAGGAAAAGGAGAAAACTCTATTCTTCTTTCTGAAACTCAGTTAGCAGATGAAATTCTGCAAGCTGCTATTTTTGCTCTCACCGCCTTCTTCAG GGGTGGCGGTAAAGTTGGAAAGAGAGCTGTTGAACAGAGGTACTCTTCAGTTCTTGCTGCACTTATACTGCAATTTGGAAAGTGTCATGGTCTAGCTAATTCTGGTCAACATGAGCCACTACG TGCACTTTTAACTGCATTTCAGGCCTTTTGTGAATGTGTTGGAGACCTTGAAATGGGGAAG ATTTTGGCTAGAGATAGTGAgcaaaatgaaaaggaaaagtgGATTAATCTTATTGGAGATTTAGCTGGCTGCATTTCTATGAAGAGACCAAAAGAG GTTGAGAATCTATGTaagattttcacgaaatcattgaATCTTCAAGAGAACTTTCAACGGGAAGCTGCTGCTGCTGCATTATCAGAGTTTGTTTGCTACAG TAGCGGGTTCAGCTCCACATTGGAGGAGATGGTGGAAGTGCTGTGCAGACATGTCTCTGATGAATCTCCAACAGTTAGATGCCTTTGTCTACGAGGATTGGTGAAG ATACCATCTGTTCATATCTATCAGCATACAACTCAAGTTCTTGGTGTAATATTAGCATTGCTTGATGATTTGGATGAATCAGTGCAACTAACTGCTGTTTCATGCTTACTGATG ATTCTTGAGACATCCCCCAAAGATGCTGTTGAACCCATTTTACTTAATTTGTCTGTTCGGCTTCGCAATCTACAG ATATCCATGAATGTAAAGATGCGGGCTGATGCCTTTGCAGCATTTGGAGCACTTAGCAACTATGGAATTGGGGCACATAAAGATGCTTTTCTTGAGCAG ATTCATGCTACACTCCCACGCTTGATCCTCCACCTACATGATGATGACCTTGCTGTTAGACATGCCTGCCGT AACACCCTGAAGCGGTTTGCCCCTTTAATGGAGATAGAAGGGTTGCTGGCTTTATTCGATTCACATAGGATTAACTCTGACCATCG AAGTGCTTACGAGGACTTTGTAAGAGATTTTACAAGGCAGTTTGTGCAGCATCTTTCTTCCAGAGTTGATACTTTCATGGCATCAACCATACAG GCTTTGAATGCGCCATGGCCAATAATCCAAGCAAATGCTATTTATGTTTCCAGCAGCATACTCTCGCTTTTGGATGATCCGAACATTTTGGCTCTTTACCATGCACag GTGTTTGGAATGTTGGTTGGCAAGATGAGTCGGTCGGCGGATGCGGTGGTTAGAGCTAGAAGCTCTTTAGCTTTCAGTTTATTACTAAAATCAACTAATTTGATTTCCTGGAGAGCAGCTCGACTTGATCAAGCTGACTCTGCCAGAAAGGGATCATAA
- the LOC107888275 gene encoding protein SHOOT GRAVITROPISM 6 isoform X2 translates to MMEEIFLHLSGPSSALAAMIQILADFASADALQFAPRLKGVLSRVLPILGNVRDAQRPIFANAFKCWCQAVWQYNVDFPSNSLIDGDVMSFLNSAFELLLRVWAASRDLKVRVSSVEALGQMVGLITRTQLKTALPRLIPTILELCKKDQDIALIATSSLYNLLNVSLLSETGPPLLEFEELTVILSTLLPVICMDNDGKEHSDFSVGLKTYNEVQRCFLTVGSIYPEDLFSFLLNKCRLKEEPLTFGALCVLKHLLPRSSEAWHNKRPLLVDAVKSLLEEQSLGIRKALSELIVVMASHCYLVGPTAELFVEYLVRHCALSEQDRIDLESSQAKVGLICPTELRAICEKGLLLLTITIPEMEHVLWPFLLKMIIPRAYTGAVAMVCRCIAELCRYRSSFNNNMLDDCKDRSDIPNPEELFARLVVLLHNPLVREQRATQILTVLCYLAPMFPRNINLFWQDEIPKMKAYVSDPEDLKLDPSYQETWDDMIINFLAESLDVIQDTDWVISLGNAFTKQYALYTPDDEHSALLHRCLGILLQKVNDRAYVRGKIDWMYKQANITIPTNRLGLAKAIGLVAASHLDTVLDKLKNILDNVGQSIFQRFLSLFSESYRTEESDDVHAALALMYGYAARYAPSMVIEARIDALVGTNMLSKLLHVRHPTAKQAVITAIDLLGRAVINAAENGAPFPLKRRDQLLDYILTLMGRDESDDFADSSLELLRTQALALNACTTLVSVEPKLTIETRNCVMKATLGFFALPNDPIDVINPLIDNLITLLCAILLTSGEDGRSRAEQLLHILRQIDQYVSSHVDYQRRRGCLAVYEMLVKFRMLCVSGYCALGCRGSCTHSKQIDRTLHGNFSNLPSAFVSPSREALSLGDRVIMYLPRCADTDSEVRKLSAQILDQLFSISLSLPKPLGSSVGGDIELCYGALSSLEDVIAILRSDSSIDPSEVFNRIVNSVCILLTKDELVDTLHGCMPAICNRIKQSAEGAILAVIEFVTKRGAELSEANISRTAQSLLSAAGHVTEKQLRLEVLGAISSLSENTNEKVVFNEVLTAAARDIVTKDISRLRGGWSMQDAFHAFSQHIVLSVLFLEHLISVLNQTRVTKSDPGKGENSILLSETQLADEILQAAIFALTAFFRGGGKVGKRAVEQRYSSVLAALILQFGKCHGLANSGQHEPLRALLTAFQAFCECVGDLEMGKILARDSEQNEKEKWINLIGDLAGCISMKRPKEVENLCKIFTKSLNLQENFQREAAAAALSEFVCYSSGFSSTLEEMVEVLCRHVSDESPTVRCLCLRGLVKIPSVHIYQHTTQVLGVILALLDDLDESVQLTAVSCLLMILETSPKDAVEPILLNLSVRLRNLQISMNVKMRADAFAAFGALSNYGIGAHKDAFLEQIHATLPRLILHLHDDDLAVRHACRNTLKRFAPLMEIEGLLALFDSHRINSDHRSAYEDFVRDFTRQFVQHLSSRVDTFMASTIQALNAPWPIIQANAIYVSSSILSLLDDPNILALYHAQVFGMLVGKMSRSADAVVRARSSLAFSLLLKSTNLISWRAARLDQADSARKGS, encoded by the exons ATGATGGAAGAAATATTTCTCCATTTGTCAGGGCCAAGCTCAGCTTTGGCGGCTATGATTCAAATACTTGCGGACTTTGCTTCTGCTGATG CTTTGCAGTTTGCACCGCGTTTGAAAGGCGTGCTTTCTCGAGTTTTGCCTATTCTTGGGAATGTTAGAGATGCCCAACGGCCAATATTTGCAAATG CTTTTAAGTGCTGGTGTCAAGCTGTCTGGCAATATAACGTTGATTTCCCTTCAAATTCCCTGATTGATGGTGATGTCAT GTCATTTCTGAACTCTGCTTTTGAACTTTTGTTAAGAGTCTGGGCTGCTTCACGAGATCTTAAG GTTCGAGTATCATCTGTGGAAGCATTAGGCCAGATGGTTGGTCTTATCACCCGCACACAATTAAAGACAGCTTTACCAAGGCTTATACCTACTATATTGGAGTT GTGTAAAAAGGATCAAGATATTGCACTTATTGCAACCTCTAGTCTCTATAATCTCCTAAATGTTTCCTTACTTTCAGAGACAGGCCCtcctttgcttgaatttgag GAACTCACAGTTATATTATCAACACTCCTCCCTGTCATCTGCATGGATAATGACGGCAAAGAGCACTCAGATTTTTCTGTGGGACTGAAG ACATACAATGAAGTACAGCGCTGCTTTTTGACTGTTGGCTCTATATACCCCGAGGATTTGTTTTCCTTTCTTCTGAAT AAATGTAGATTAAAGGAAGAGCCTTTAACTTTTGGTGCACTCTGTGTTTTGAAGCATCTTTTGCCCAg GTCATCTGAAGCTTGGCACAATAAGAGGCCATTGCTAGTGGATGCTGTGAAGTCCTTGCTAGAAGAGCAAAGCTTAGGCATCCGAAAGGCTCTCTCCGAG TTGATTGTGGTGATGGCTTCACATTGTTACTTAGTTGGGCCAACTGCAGAGTTGTTTGTCGAATATCTTGTACGCCATTGTGCTTTATCAGAACAGGATAGAATTGATCTTGAAAGCTCCCAG GCAAAGGTAGGATTAATTTGTCCAACCGAATTAAGAGCAATATGTGAAAAAGGTCTTCTTCTTCTAACTATCACGATTCCTGAAATGGAG CATGTTCTTTGGCCCTTTCTATTGAAGATGATTATTCCTCGGGCTTATACTGGTGCAGTTGCCATG GTATGCAGATGCATTGCAGAATTATGCAGATATAGATCTTCTTTTAACAATAATATGCTTGATGACTGTAAAGATCGTAGTGATATTCCAAACCCTGAG GAGCTGTTTGCACGTTTGGTGGTTCTTTTGCACAATCCTTTGGTGAGGGAGCAGCGGGCTACTCAGATTCTGACA GTCCTCTGTTATTTGGCACCTATGTTTCCAAGGAACATCAACTTGTTTTGGCAAGATGAG ATTCCAAAAATGAAGGCGTATGTTAGTGACCCAGAAGATCTAAAGCTGGATCCTTCCTATCAAGAGACCTGGGATGACATGATAATCAAT TTTCTTGCAGAATCTTTGGATGTGATTCAAGACACTGATTGGGTGATTTCTCTGGGAAATGCTTTTACCAAGCAATATGCACTTTATACACCTGATGATGAACATTCAGCACTCCTTCACCG ATGCCTTGGTATTCTTCTTCAGAAAGTTAATGATAGGGCTTATGTTCGTGGAAAGATTGACTGGATGTACAAGCAAGCTAACATTACTATTCCCACCAACCGGCTTGGTTTAGCAAAAGCCATTGGATTG GTTGCAGCATCCCACTTGGATACGGTGTTGGACAAGCTGAAAAACATTCTAGATAATGTTGGTCAAAGCATATTCCAAAG GTTTTTATCATTATTCTCTGAAAGTTATAGAACAGAAGAATCTGATGATGTACATGCTGCTTTAGCTCTGATGTATGGATATGCTGCAAGATATGCTCCCTCAATGGTTATTGAGGCTAGAATAGATGCCCTTGTT GGGACAAACATGCTTTCAAAGCTTCTTCATGTACGTCACCCTACAGCGAAGCAGGCTGTTATTACAGCTATTGATTTACTAG GTCGTGCTGTCATTAATGCTGCCGAAAATGGTGCACCATTCCCACTGAAAAGAAGAGACCAGTTGCTTGactatattttaactttaatgggTCGAGATGAAAGTGATGATTTTGCTGATTCCAGTCTTGAACTTCTGCGCACCCAG GCTCTTGCTTTGAATGCCTGTACCACCTTGGTTTCAGTGGAGCCAAAGTTGACTATTGAAACAAGAAATTGTGTTATGAAG GCTACTTTGGGGTTCTTTGCTTTGCCAAATGATCCAATTGATGTTATCAATCCCCTTATTGATAACCTTATCACTCTCCTATGTGCCATTCTTCTCACAAG TGGAGAGGATGGAAGAAGCCGAGCCGAGCAGCTATTGCACATATTAAGACAAATTGATCAATATGTTTCTTCACACGTGGATTATCAAAGAAGAAGAGGTTGTCTCGCAGTATATGAGATGCTTGTCAAGTTCCGAATGCTCTGTGTTAGTGGCTATTGTGCATTAGGCTGTCGTGGGAGTTGCACACACAGCAAGCAAATTGATCGCACTCTGCATGGAAACTTTTCCAACTTACCAT CGGCATTTGTATCTCCGAGTCGTGAAGCTCTGTCTTTGGGAGATAGAGTCATAATGTATCTTCCACGCTGTGCAGATACTGATTCTGAAGTTAGAAAACTTTCCGCTCAG ATTCTTGATCAACTGTTCAGCATCTCTCTTTCACTTCCAAAGCCTCTTGGTTCTAGTGTTGGTGGTGATATTGAGTTATGCTATGGCGCTTTATCTTCCCTTGAGGACGTAATAGCCATCTTGAGAAGT GATTCTTCAATTGATCCCTCAGAGGTTTTTAACAGAATTGTCAATTCTGTCTGTATTCTTTTGACAAAGGATGAG CTTGTAGACACCCTGCATGGTTGCATGCCTGCAATTTGCAACAGGATCAAGCAGTCAGCTGAAGGGGCCATTCTAGCTGTTATAGAGTTTGTGACAAAGAGAGGGGCTGAGCTGAGTGAAGCTAATATCTCAAG GACTGCTCAATCTTTGCTGTCAGCTGCAGGGCATGTTACTGAGAAGCAATTACGTTTAGAAGTTCTTGGAGCT ATATCCTCTCTATCTGAGAACACAAAtgaaaaagttgttttcaatgaagTGTTGACTGCTGCTGCAAGGGATATTGTCACGAAAGATATATCTAGGCTACGTGGTGGCTGGTCAATGCAAGATGCATTCCAT GCATTTTCACAACATATAGTGCTGTCAGTTCTGTTCCTGGAGCATCTGATCTCTGTACTTAATCAGACTCGTGTCACTAAAAGTGATCCAGGAAAAGGAGAAAACTCTATTCTTCTTTCTGAAACTCAGTTAGCAGATGAAATTCTGCAAGCTGCTATTTTTGCTCTCACCGCCTTCTTCAG GGGTGGCGGTAAAGTTGGAAAGAGAGCTGTTGAACAGAGGTACTCTTCAGTTCTTGCTGCACTTATACTGCAATTTGGAAAGTGTCATGGTCTAGCTAATTCTGGTCAACATGAGCCACTACG TGCACTTTTAACTGCATTTCAGGCCTTTTGTGAATGTGTTGGAGACCTTGAAATGGGGAAG ATTTTGGCTAGAGATAGTGAgcaaaatgaaaaggaaaagtgGATTAATCTTATTGGAGATTTAGCTGGCTGCATTTCTATGAAGAGACCAAAAGAG GTTGAGAATCTATGTaagattttcacgaaatcattgaATCTTCAAGAGAACTTTCAACGGGAAGCTGCTGCTGCTGCATTATCAGAGTTTGTTTGCTACAG TAGCGGGTTCAGCTCCACATTGGAGGAGATGGTGGAAGTGCTGTGCAGACATGTCTCTGATGAATCTCCAACAGTTAGATGCCTTTGTCTACGAGGATTGGTGAAG ATACCATCTGTTCATATCTATCAGCATACAACTCAAGTTCTTGGTGTAATATTAGCATTGCTTGATGATTTGGATGAATCAGTGCAACTAACTGCTGTTTCATGCTTACTGATG ATTCTTGAGACATCCCCCAAAGATGCTGTTGAACCCATTTTACTTAATTTGTCTGTTCGGCTTCGCAATCTACAG ATATCCATGAATGTAAAGATGCGGGCTGATGCCTTTGCAGCATTTGGAGCACTTAGCAACTATGGAATTGGGGCACATAAAGATGCTTTTCTTGAGCAG ATTCATGCTACACTCCCACGCTTGATCCTCCACCTACATGATGATGACCTTGCTGTTAGACATGCCTGCCGT AACACCCTGAAGCGGTTTGCCCCTTTAATGGAGATAGAAGGGTTGCTGGCTTTATTCGATTCACATAGGATTAACTCTGACCATCG AAGTGCTTACGAGGACTTTGTAAGAGATTTTACAAGGCAGTTTGTGCAGCATCTTTCTTCCAGAGTTGATACTTTCATGGCATCAACCATACAG GCTTTGAATGCGCCATGGCCAATAATCCAAGCAAATGCTATTTATGTTTCCAGCAGCATACTCTCGCTTTTGGATGATCCGAACATTTTGGCTCTTTACCATGCACag GTGTTTGGAATGTTGGTTGGCAAGATGAGTCGGTCGGCGGATGCGGTGGTTAGAGCTAGAAGCTCTTTAGCTTTCAGTTTATTACTAAAATCAACTAATTTGATTTCCTGGAGAGCAGCTCGACTTGATCAAGCTGACTCTGCCAGAAAGGGATCATAA